From one Bos indicus x Bos taurus breed Angus x Brahman F1 hybrid chromosome 7, Bos_hybrid_MaternalHap_v2.0, whole genome shotgun sequence genomic stretch:
- the CCDC124 gene encoding coiled-coil domain-containing protein 124, translating into MPKKFQGENTKSAAARARRAEAKAAADAKKQKELEDAYWRDEDKHVMRKEQRKEEKEKRRLEQLERKKETQRLLEEEDSKLKGGKAPRVAASSKVTRAQIEETLRRDHQHKESPDPAEKAKSHLEVPLEENVNRRVLEEGSVEARTIEDAIAVLSVTEEAVDRHPERRMRAAYTAFEEAQLPRLKQENPNMRLSQLKQMLKKEWLRSPDNPMNQRAVPFNTPK; encoded by the exons ATGCCCAAGAAGTTCCAGGGCGAGAACACCAAGTCGGCAGCGGCCCGGGCGCGGAGGGCTGAGGCCAAGGCAGCGGCGGATGCCAAGAAGCAGAAGGAGCTGGAAGATGCGTACTGGAGGGACGAGGACAAACACGTCATGAGGAAGGAGCAGCGCAAG gaggagaaggagaagcgGCGCCTGGAGCAGCTGGAGCGCAAGAAGGAGACGCAGCGGCTGCTGGAGGAGGAAGACTCAAAGCTCAAGGGTGGCAAGGCCCCCCGGGTGGCCGCCTCCAGCAAGGTCACCCGCGCCCAGATTGAGGAGACTCTCCGCCGAGACCATCAGCACAAGGAAAGCCCTGACCCAG CCGAGAAAGCCAAAAGCCACTTGGAGGTGCCGTTGGAGGAGAACGTGAACCGCCGCGTGCTGGAGGAGGGCAGCGTGGAGGCTCGCACCATCGAGGACGCCATCGCTGTGCTCAG CGTGACGGAGGAGGCGGTGGACAGACACCCGGAGCGCCGCATGCGGGCGGCCTACACTGCCTTTGAGGAGGCGCAGCTGCCGCGGCTTAAGCAGGAAAATCCCAATATGCGGCTGTCGCAGCTGAAGCAGATGCTCAAAAAGGAGTGGCTGCGTTCACCGGATAACCCCATGAACCAGCGGGCGGTGCCCTTCAACACCCCCAAGTGA